CTTCGCCGTCCGCTCCGGGCACGGCCGCACCCGGGAAGAAGCGCGCGGCGGTCTCGTCCGGCCGCCCGAGGTAGCCCAGCGCGACCCCGGGGCCGCCGATCCACAGCTCGCCTTCGGCCGTGGCCGCGTGGTCGTCGTCGAGCACGCACAGCCAGGTGTTCTGGAGCGGGAACCCGATCGGGACGCGTCCGTGGCCGTCGACCGTCTCCGGCGTGCACTCGAAGAAGGCGGCGAAGGTCGTGGCCTCGGTCGGGCCGTAGGCGTTGACGAGCCGGCCGGGCGGATCCGCGTCGAGCACCTGCCGCACGACGGCCGGGTCCATCGTGTCGCCGCCGACCAGCAGGGTGGCGACCGAGGCGAAAGCCGTGGGCTCGGCCCGGGCGATCAGGTCGAACAGCGCGGAGGTCAGGAACAGGGCGCTGATCCGGTACCGGGCCAGCAAACCACCCCACGCGCCGAGGTCGATCTGCCCGGCGGCGGGCGGCACGACCACGGTCGCGCCGGCGGCGAGCGTGCTCCAGACCTCGAAGGTCAGCGCGTCGAACGCCGGGTTCGCCAGCTGGGCGACCCGGTCACCGGGACCCAGCGGGCAATAGGCGGCCGAGCTCACCAGCCGCAGCACCGCGCGGTGGGGCACCACGACCCCTTTGGGCGCGCCGGTGGAACCGGAGGTGTAGGCCACGTAAAGCGGCGACTCGGGATCGAAAGGCGCCGGTTCGGGCCCATGGCTCTCCCCGCCGCGCACGGCGGTGACGTCCAGCGCCGGGATGTCCGGCAACGGCGGCCAACCCGGCCCCCGGACGACTACGGCGCAGTCCGCTTCGGCCAGTACGCCCGCAGTGCGCCCCGGTGGGGCGAGCGCGTCGAGCGGCACATAGGCCGCGCCGAGCCGCGCGACGGCGAGCAGGGTGACGACCAGTGCGGCCGAGCGGTCCACCGCCACCGCGACGCGGTCACCCGCCTCGACACCGCGGGCCGCCAAGGCCGCGGCCAGGTCCGAAGAACGCGCCCAAAGCTGCTGGTAGGTGAGGTCTCCATCGGCGGCCGAGACGGCGAGCGTGTCCGGCTCGGCCGAGACACGGCCGGCGACGAGGTGGTGGATCCCCCGGTCCGCCGGGAGCGCGACGACAGCGCCGTGCTGCGTCACCGAAGTGTTCACCCGCCATTCCCCCGTTCAGTCCTGCCGCTTCGCCGGGTCTCACCCGAACGGCCGATTTAGCCGCCATTCGAATACGTTTCGGCCACCGAATGCTGCGATTCCACGGCCCGGTCGCCGCTCCCGTTGACTAACTCCCCCGCTCCCCTCGGCTAACTCCGCCGCTCCTTTGGACAACTTCGCCGCTCCCTCGACTAACACTGGCGGGTTGCGCTGAGCGCGCGCTGATTGATCGCTGAGTTCCCGTCGAAAGGGCGCCCCGTGCGCGCTATCATTGCCCCGGCAAACGTTTCCACTCCTCTTGGGGCAGACCAGGCGACGTCACCCAGGTACGAAAGACCGGCCCTTCGGCCGTTCTTCCCGAACCGGGCATCCCGAAACCGAGAATTCCTTGAATTCACCGGCATCGGGATGCGACGCTCTCAGGTCGAAAGCGCCGGAATACGGCCGGGGGTCAAATGGAATTCGGGCTGTTGGGTCCGATCGCGATCTGGCACGAGGGACGCCAGCTGGCGCTGGGCAGCGCGCAGCGCCGCTGCGTGCTGGCCATGCTGCTGCTGCAGCCCGGCCAGGTGGTGCCCATGCAACGGCTGCGCGAGGCGCTGTGGCCGGGCAGGCACGTGCCGGGAACCGCCAGGAACGCCATCCAGGGCTGTGTGTCACAGCTGCGGAGCACTCTGGCCGCGGATCCCGCGATCCGGCTCGTCCACCGCCAGCCCGGCTACCTGCTCGACGTCGATCCGCAGCAGATCGACCTGTGCCGCTTCCGGGACCTGGTGGCCGCCGCGAAGGAGACCGCCGACGACCAGGCCCAGGCCGAGCTGCTCGGCCGGGCGCTCAGCCACTGGCGCGGCGAACCGCTGGCCGGCGTCGAGGACTCGACCATCACCGCGGCCGTCCGCTCCGCGCTCACCGACGAGCGGCTCGACGCCGAGGAGCAGTGGGTCGAGGCGCGGCTGCGGCTGGGGCACCACCGCGAGGTCACCGGCGAGCTGACCGTGCTGGTGGCCGCGCACCCGCTCCGGGAACGCCTGCGCGGGCTGCACATGCTCGCGTTGTTCCAGTCCGGCCGGCACGCCGAAGCACTGCGTGCCTTCGCCGATGCCCGGTCGGTGCTCGTGGACGAGCTGGGCATCGAGCCCGGCCCGGAGCTGCAGCGCCTGCAGCAGCGCATCCTCGCCGCCGACCGGACGCTGCTGAAGTCCCCGCAGCCACGGGAACCGCTCGCGCCGGTGCCACGGCAGCTGCCCGCGCCACCGGGTCTGCTGGCCGGCCGGGACGAGGAGCTCGCCGCACTGCGCGCGGCCGTCGCCGGCCCGCGGGGCACGGGTGTGGTCACCGTCGAAGGCGCCGCGGGCACCGGGAAGACCGCTCTTTCCGTCCATTTCGGACACGAGAGCGCCGACGCGTTCCCCGACGGCCAGCTGCACCTCGACCTGCACGGGCACACCGGCCCCGGTCCCCTGCCGGGCGCCGAGGCGCTCGCCCGGCTGCTGCGGGGGCTCGGCCGCCCGCCCGCCCCCGGAGCCACCAGCGAACAGGAGCTCGGCGCCGCCTACCGGTCCGCGCTCGTCGGCAAGCGGATGCTGATCCTGCTGGACGACGCCCGCGACGCCGACCAGGTCCTCCCGCTGCTGCCGGGCGCGGCGGGGTGCCTCGTGCTGGTCACCGGCCGGGCCGGGCTCGCCGCGGTGGACGCCGGCCTCCGGCTGCGTCCCGCCCCGCTGGCGGAGCCCGCGGCACTGGCGATACTGGCCCACTGGGCGGGCGCGGACCGGGTAGCGGCCGAGCCTGCCGCGGCCGCCGCCATCGTGGCCGCGTGCACCGGGCTGCCGCTGGCGCTGCGGATCGCCGGCGCCCGCCTGGCCGCCCGGCCCGGCCTCCCGATCTCGGCGCTCACCAGCAGGCTCACCGACCCCCACCGCCGGCTCGACGAGCTGCGGGCCGGTTCGCACTCGGTCCGCGCCGCGTTCTCCGCGAGCCTGCGGGTCCTCGACGCCGGTGACGAGGCGGACCGGCTCGCCGCGCGGGCGTTCCGCCACGCCGGCGACGGCACGGTGCCCGGGATGTCCGCGGCGGACACCCACGCCGCGGCCGAGCGGCTCGTCGACCACCACCTGCTGGAGCCGGCGGGCCCCGGCCGGTACCGGATGCCGGAGCTGCTCCGGCTCTACGCCGCCGAACTCGGCGGCGCCGTACCCCTAGCTGAGCCCCCACCCGAATCCCCGGAGGGACCCCGATGACCCGGATCGTGCTCGTCACCATGCCGTTCGCGGACTGGCGCAAGCCCTCGTTCGCGCTCAGCCAGCTCGCCGCGCTGACCCGGCGCGAGTTCGGCGACGCGGTCGAGGTCGACGTCCGCTACCTCAACTTCGACTTCGCCGAATACCTCGGCGTCGACACCTACGACGCGATCGCCGACGGTGTCGGGCACCTGATGACCGGGATCGGCGAATGGCTGTTCCGGCCGGTGGCGTTCCCGGAGGAGCCGGACAACGCCGAGGACTACTTCCGCCGCTACTACCTGGGCGCGCAGTGGCGGGAGTTCCGCGAGCGCATCGTCGAGCGCCGCGCCGGGATCGCCGGCTTCTGCGCGGAGCTGGCCGAGCGCCACGACCTGTACTCCGCCGACGTCGTCGGGTTCACCTCGATGTTCGCCCAGCACGTGGCCAGCATCGGGATGGCCAGGGTGATCAAGGACCGCAATCCCGCCGCGATGACGCTGCTGGGCGGGGCCAACTGCGAGGCCCCGATGGGCACGGTCATCGCGCAGGAGGTCGACGCGATCGACGCGGTGTTCTCGGGGCCCGCCCTGCACACGTTCCCGCAGTTCGTGGGGCAGCTGCTGGCCGGGACGCCCGAAGGTCTCCACACGATCCCGGGCGTGCTCACGGCGGAGAACTGCCACGATCCCGCCTACCGCGACACGGTGGGGCGGGAGCGCGACATCGACGACTTCTTCACCCCCGACTACACCGGCTTCGTCGCGAGTTTCGACGCCCATCGGGACCGGCTCGGCGGGCCGGAGGCCGCGAAACCGATCCTGTTCTTCGAAACGTCGCGGGGGTGCTGGTGGGGCCAGCGCTCGCATTGCACGTTCTGCGGGCTCAACGGTCTCGGCATGGCCTATCGCTCGATGGCACCGGAGCACGCCCGCGCGCAGTTCGAATGGCTGTTCGAATTCAGCCCGTGGTGCGACGAGTTCGTCTGCACCGACAACATCATGCCGAAGTCCTACCCGAAGGAAGTGTTCGCGAAGCTCGACCCGCCGGCGGGCGTCTCCCTGTTCTACGAGATCAAGGTCCCGATGAGCGAGCACGACATGGCCGTGCTGAGCGAGGCCAGGGTGACCCGGATCCAGCCGGGCATCGAGGCGCTGTCCACCGGCACGCTCAAGCTGATGAACAAGGGCACCACGGCGTTCCTCAACCTGCAGTTCCTGCGCAGCTGCCTCGGCCACGGCATCACGCCGGAGTGGAACCTGCTGCTCGGCTTTCCCCGGGAGACCGACGAGGTCTACGCCAAGTACGTGGAAGACATCCCGCTGCTGACCCACCTTCCCCCGCCGAACGGCGCGTTCCTGGTGCGGTTCGACCGCTTCAGCCCGTACTACACGCAGGCCGGGGAGTACGAGCTCGAGCTGACCCCGATGGACTTCTACCCGCTGAT
This window of the Amycolatopsis balhimycina FH 1894 genome carries:
- a CDS encoding AfsR/SARP family transcriptional regulator produces the protein MEFGLLGPIAIWHEGRQLALGSAQRRCVLAMLLLQPGQVVPMQRLREALWPGRHVPGTARNAIQGCVSQLRSTLAADPAIRLVHRQPGYLLDVDPQQIDLCRFRDLVAAAKETADDQAQAELLGRALSHWRGEPLAGVEDSTITAAVRSALTDERLDAEEQWVEARLRLGHHREVTGELTVLVAAHPLRERLRGLHMLALFQSGRHAEALRAFADARSVLVDELGIEPGPELQRLQQRILAADRTLLKSPQPREPLAPVPRQLPAPPGLLAGRDEELAALRAAVAGPRGTGVVTVEGAAGTGKTALSVHFGHESADAFPDGQLHLDLHGHTGPGPLPGAEALARLLRGLGRPPAPGATSEQELGAAYRSALVGKRMLILLDDARDADQVLPLLPGAAGCLVLVTGRAGLAAVDAGLRLRPAPLAEPAALAILAHWAGADRVAAEPAAAAAIVAACTGLPLALRIAGARLAARPGLPISALTSRLTDPHRRLDELRAGSHSVRAAFSASLRVLDAGDEADRLAARAFRHAGDGTVPGMSAADTHAAAERLVDHHLLEPAGPGRYRMPELLRLYAAELGGAVPLAEPPPESPEGPR
- a CDS encoding RiPP maturation radical SAM C-methyltransferase — protein: MTRIVLVTMPFADWRKPSFALSQLAALTRREFGDAVEVDVRYLNFDFAEYLGVDTYDAIADGVGHLMTGIGEWLFRPVAFPEEPDNAEDYFRRYYLGAQWREFRERIVERRAGIAGFCAELAERHDLYSADVVGFTSMFAQHVASIGMARVIKDRNPAAMTLLGGANCEAPMGTVIAQEVDAIDAVFSGPALHTFPQFVGQLLAGTPEGLHTIPGVLTAENCHDPAYRDTVGRERDIDDFFTPDYTGFVASFDAHRDRLGGPEAAKPILFFETSRGCWWGQRSHCTFCGLNGLGMAYRSMAPEHARAQFEWLFEFSPWCDEFVCTDNIMPKSYPKEVFAKLDPPAGVSLFYEIKVPMSEHDMAVLSEARVTRIQPGIEALSTGTLKLMNKGTTAFLNLQFLRSCLGHGITPEWNLLLGFPRETDEVYAKYVEDIPLLTHLPPPNGAFLVRFDRFSPYYTQAGEYELELTPMDFYPLIYPFPDEQIARMAYFFTDRRVSPYMRHSITWLQPVTEQVEYWQARWADQDVPPELVLRSDAGEHWVHDSRDGTVRTVPIEPELLPLMRRLSAPVKADRLAADLDRPAEVVAAQLAYLRRHRLLFGEGDRVMSLVVPPPGEPADAPEPAAEARRELPLAVVRR